In Stigmatopora nigra isolate UIUO_SnigA chromosome 2, RoL_Snig_1.1, whole genome shotgun sequence, a single window of DNA contains:
- the mob2a gene encoding MOB kinase activator 2a isoform X4, with the protein MDWLMGKSKTKPNGKKPPAEEKKQYLEPEFTKIRVVDFDLKELVVLPREIDLHEWLASNTTTFFNLINLQYSTISEFCTGDSCQAMTACNTIYYWQDEKGKKTKCTAPQYVDFVMSLCQKLVTDEEVFPTKYGKEFPNSFDTLVKKICRYLFHVLAHLYWAHFKETVALELQGHLNTLYAHFIVFVREFNLVDPKETCIMDDLSEILCAPLPPPPPAPSSPTSSQNHLTER; encoded by the exons GAAGTCAAAGACCAAACCGAATGGCAAGAAGCCTCCGGCGGAAGAGAAGAAGCAGTACCTCGAGCCCGAGTTCACCAAGATCCGAGTAGTGGATTTTGACCTGAAGGAGCTGGTGGTGCTGCCCAGAGAGATCGACCTTCACGAATGGCTGGCCAGCAACA CGACTACTTTCTTCAATCTCATCAACTTGCAGTACAGCACCATCTCCGAGTTCTGCACTGGCGACAGCTGTCAAGCTATGACGGCGTGCAACAC AATATACTACTGGCAGGACGAGAAGGGCAAGAAGACAAAGTGCACTGCGCCCCAATACGTCGACTTTGTAATGAGTCTTTGTCAGAAACTGGTCACGGATGAGGAAGTCTTTCCCACCAAATATG GCAAAGAATTCCCCAACTCCTTCGACACCCTGGTGAAGAAGATCTGCCGGTACCTGTTCCACGTACTGGCTCACCTCTACTGGGCGCACTTTAAGGAGACGGTGGCGCTGGAGCTACAGGGCCACCTGAACACTCTCTACGCACATTTCATTGTTTTCGTAAGGGAATTCAACCTGGTGGACCCCAAGGAGACCTGTATTATGGACGACCTTTCCGAAATCCTGTGCGCCCCCcttccgccgccgccacccgcCCCCTCCTCGCCTACTTCCTCACAAAACCACCTGACGGAGAGATGA
- the mob2a gene encoding MOB kinase activator 2a isoform X3, producing the protein MRFKRNGSYTLNRKSKTKPNGKKPPAEEKKQYLEPEFTKIRVVDFDLKELVVLPREIDLHEWLASNTTTFFNLINLQYSTISEFCTGDSCQAMTACNTIYYWQDEKGKKTKCTAPQYVDFVMSLCQKLVTDEEVFPTKYGKEFPNSFDTLVKKICRYLFHVLAHLYWAHFKETVALELQGHLNTLYAHFIVFVREFNLVDPKETCIMDDLSEILCAPLPPPPPAPSSPTSSQNHLTER; encoded by the exons GAAGTCAAAGACCAAACCGAATGGCAAGAAGCCTCCGGCGGAAGAGAAGAAGCAGTACCTCGAGCCCGAGTTCACCAAGATCCGAGTAGTGGATTTTGACCTGAAGGAGCTGGTGGTGCTGCCCAGAGAGATCGACCTTCACGAATGGCTGGCCAGCAACA CGACTACTTTCTTCAATCTCATCAACTTGCAGTACAGCACCATCTCCGAGTTCTGCACTGGCGACAGCTGTCAAGCTATGACGGCGTGCAACAC AATATACTACTGGCAGGACGAGAAGGGCAAGAAGACAAAGTGCACTGCGCCCCAATACGTCGACTTTGTAATGAGTCTTTGTCAGAAACTGGTCACGGATGAGGAAGTCTTTCCCACCAAATATG GCAAAGAATTCCCCAACTCCTTCGACACCCTGGTGAAGAAGATCTGCCGGTACCTGTTCCACGTACTGGCTCACCTCTACTGGGCGCACTTTAAGGAGACGGTGGCGCTGGAGCTACAGGGCCACCTGAACACTCTCTACGCACATTTCATTGTTTTCGTAAGGGAATTCAACCTGGTGGACCCCAAGGAGACCTGTATTATGGACGACCTTTCCGAAATCCTGTGCGCCCCCcttccgccgccgccacccgcCCCCTCCTCGCCTACTTCCTCACAAAACCACCTGACGGAGAGATGA
- the mob2a gene encoding MOB kinase activator 2a isoform X2, whose protein sequence is MGVLVCCDCFFYRKSKTKPNGKKPPAEEKKQYLEPEFTKIRVVDFDLKELVVLPREIDLHEWLASNTTTFFNLINLQYSTISEFCTGDSCQAMTACNTIYYWQDEKGKKTKCTAPQYVDFVMSLCQKLVTDEEVFPTKYGKEFPNSFDTLVKKICRYLFHVLAHLYWAHFKETVALELQGHLNTLYAHFIVFVREFNLVDPKETCIMDDLSEILCAPLPPPPPAPSSPTSSQNHLTER, encoded by the exons GAAGTCAAAGACCAAACCGAATGGCAAGAAGCCTCCGGCGGAAGAGAAGAAGCAGTACCTCGAGCCCGAGTTCACCAAGATCCGAGTAGTGGATTTTGACCTGAAGGAGCTGGTGGTGCTGCCCAGAGAGATCGACCTTCACGAATGGCTGGCCAGCAACA CGACTACTTTCTTCAATCTCATCAACTTGCAGTACAGCACCATCTCCGAGTTCTGCACTGGCGACAGCTGTCAAGCTATGACGGCGTGCAACAC AATATACTACTGGCAGGACGAGAAGGGCAAGAAGACAAAGTGCACTGCGCCCCAATACGTCGACTTTGTAATGAGTCTTTGTCAGAAACTGGTCACGGATGAGGAAGTCTTTCCCACCAAATATG GCAAAGAATTCCCCAACTCCTTCGACACCCTGGTGAAGAAGATCTGCCGGTACCTGTTCCACGTACTGGCTCACCTCTACTGGGCGCACTTTAAGGAGACGGTGGCGCTGGAGCTACAGGGCCACCTGAACACTCTCTACGCACATTTCATTGTTTTCGTAAGGGAATTCAACCTGGTGGACCCCAAGGAGACCTGTATTATGGACGACCTTTCCGAAATCCTGTGCGCCCCCcttccgccgccgccacccgcCCCCTCCTCGCCTACTTCCTCACAAAACCACCTGACGGAGAGATGA
- the kcnj11 gene encoding ATP-sensitive inward rectifier potassium channel 11, protein MLSRKGLQLPEDYLLTRLAEDVQHQTKGASTRARKARFVAKNGACNVAHTNIREQGRFLQDVFTTLVDLKWLHTLVIFTMSFLCSWLLFAMAWWLVAFAHGDLDPRAPPARAPCVTELRSFASAFLFSIEVQVTIGFGARMVTEECWAAILVLILQNIVGLLVNAIMLGCIFMKTAQARRRAETLIFSKHAVVSLRDGRLCFMVRVGDLRKSMILCATVRMQVLRRGVTREGELLPLEQIDVRIANPLDTNALFLVSPIVLCHVIDSNSPLYGLSAQDLQRDDLEVLLILEGVVETTGITTQARTSYVSDEILWGHRFVPAVSEEDGAYAVDYSKFGNTQRVPTPGCSAQKLERQGGVTGLKFGGAGEGAPSLRRRRRASTRR, encoded by the coding sequence ATGCTGTCTCGAAAGGGCCTCCAGCTCCCGGAGGACTACCTGCTGACGCGCCTGGCCGAAGACGTGCAGCACCAGACCAAGGGCGCGTCGACGCGGGCGCGCAAGGCTCGCTTCGTGGCCAAGAACGGCGCCTGCAACGTTGCGCACACCAACATCCGCGAGCAGGGCCGCTTCCTGCAGGACGTCTTCACCACGTTGGTGGACCTCAAGTGGCTGCACACGCTGGTCATCTTCACCATGTCCTTCCTGTGCAGTTGGCTGCTCTTCGCCATGGCCTGGTGGCTGGTGGCCTTCGCCCACGGCGACCTGGACCCACGCGCCCCCCCAGCCCGGGCGCCATGCGTCACCGAGCTTCGCTCCTTCGCCTCGGCCTTCCTCTTCTCCATCGAGGTGCAGGTGACCATCGGTTTCGGCGCCCGTATGGTGACCGAGGAGTGctgggcggccatcttggtgcTGATCTTGCAGAACATTGTGGGTTTGCTGGTTAACGCCATCATGCTGGGCTGCATCTTCATGAAGACGGCGCAGGCGCGGCGGCGCGCCGAGACGTTAATCTTCAGCAAGCACGCCGTGGTGTCGCTGCGTGACGGGCGCCTTTGCTTCATGGTGCGCGTGGGAGACCTGCGCAAGAGCATGATCCTCTGCGCCACCGTGCGCATGCAAGTGCTGCGACGCGGCGTGACGCGCGAGGGCGAGTTGCTCCCCCTGGAGCAGATTGACGTGCGTATCGCCAACCCGCTGGACACCAACGCCCTCTTCCTGGTCTCGCCCATCGTCCTGTGCCACGTCATCGATAGTAACAGCCCCCTCTACGGGCTGTCCGCCCAGGACTTGCAACGCGACGACCTGGAGGTGCTGCTCATCTTGGAAGGCGTGGTGGAGACCACCGGAATCACCACGCAGGCCCGCACCTCCTACGTGTCTGACGAGATCCTGTGGGGTCATCGCTTCGTGCCCGCCGTCTCCGAGGAGGACGGTGCCTATGCCGTCGACTACTCCAAGTTTGGCAACACGCAGAGGGTGCCCACGCCCGGCTGCAGCGCGCAAAAACTGGAGCGGCAGGGCGGCGTGACTGGTCTCAAATTTGGAGGTGCTGGAGAGGGAGCGCCCTCGCTGAGACGCAGGCGGAGGGCCTCCACCCGGCGTTGA
- the abcc8 gene encoding LOW QUALITY PROTEIN: ATP-binding cassette sub-family C member 8 (The sequence of the model RefSeq protein was modified relative to this genomic sequence to represent the inferred CDS: substituted 1 base at 1 genomic stop codon), which produces MSLAFCGSENNSSAYNVDGGVLNNGCFLDALNLVPHVFLLFITFPILFIGWGSQSSKVHIHHSTWLHFPGHDLRWLLTFVLLFILVCEIAEGVVSDGFSQSLHLHLYMPAGLAFMAGITSIVYYHNIETSNFPKLLLVLLIYWLLAFMMKTIKFAKYTQHGIGAGQLRYCITCLLVLLYGLLLAVEFNVILGRRYVCFAKPTEVKPPEDLQDLGVRFLQPFVNLLSKATYWWMNTFITSAHRRPIDLKVIGKLPIAMRALTNCEKLRRAFRQQKQAEGPPPQGPKWIWRALRKAFGRPLILSITFRFLADLLGFAGPLCVSGIVHHISKDNRTSRQPTRLLGLYFLSSKEFLENAYVLAVLLFFALLLQRTFLQASYYVAIQTGIKLRGAIQTKIYNKIMRLCTSNMSMGELTAAQICNLVAIDTNQLMWFFFLCPNLWAMPVQIVVGVMLLYYLLGISALIGATVIAVLAPVQYFVATKLSQTQKSTLEYSGERLKKTNELLRGIKLLKLYAWERIFCDSVEETRGKELTSLQAFALYTSISIFMNAAIPIAAVLTTFVVHVHISEEADLSPAVAFASLSLFHILVTPLFLLSSVVRSTVKALVSVQKLSEFFSSEEIGDEPEPRPAMTSPSGNNNQNRYQAVPLKVVNRKRPPRDDWNNYGLRDEHQAEAPQPMVDQDVCIKICSGYFTWTDGPPTLANVDIMIPFGKLTMIVGQVGCGKSSLLLAALGEMQRISGTVTWNSLPSLESEGDESPSDRDASSNDGDIRKRCAVAYASQKPWLLNANVVENITFEMPMVKTRYKTVIEACSLQPDIDILPQGDQTEIGERGVILSGGQKQRISVARALYQQTNVVFLDDPFSALDIHLSDHLMRDGILKMLREEKRTVVLVTHKLQYLPHADWIIAMKDGSIQTEGTLKDIQKCQPELFEQWKTLMNRQDQEFETETVASSMTDLERKNLRRAMYSREAAKTEEDEDEEGGRPTSKRMEVRAKGAXSGVRLCGPPEERSESEDEDSLSQVMRQRATIPWRSCGTYLSSAGVLLLTLLLLSQLLKHTLMLSIDYWLARWTSRVVAAKSDARNCTLVQDCGFSHAPHVSVFSVLCCLGIVLCLATSVAVEWTGLSVAKELHHNLLHKITMAPMRLFETTPLGSILNRFSTDTNTIDQHIPTTLECLSRSTLLCVSALGVICYVTPVFLLALLPLAVACYFIQKYFRVASRDLQQLEDSTQLPLLSHFSETLEGLTTIRALRYEPRFRQRLLQFTDANNIASLFLTAANRWLEVRMEYIGTCVVLVAAVASISNSLYDRLSPGLVGLGLTYALMVSNYLNWMVRNLADMEVQLASVKRINGLLKTEPENYEGLLSPSQLPEGWPRHGEIQIQNLSVRYDAALKPVLKNVHAHISPGQKVGICGRTGSGKSSFSLAFFRMVDMFEGRIVIDGIDIAKVPVQTLRSRLSIILQDPILFSGTIRFNLDPETKATDEMLWEALEIAQLKPVVKSLPGGLDAIVTEGGENFSQGQRQLFCLARAFVRKSGILIMDEATASIDMATESILQKVVMTAFADRTVVTIAHRVHTILNADVVIVMKRGLIVEHERPQALLERADSVFASFVRADK; this is translated from the exons ATGTCCCTGGCATTCTGCGGGAGCGAGAACAACTCGTCGGCCTACAACGTGGACGGGGGCGTTCTCAACAATGGCTGCTTCCTGGACGCGCTCAACTTGGTGCCCCACGTCTTCCTGCTCTTCATCACTTTCCCCATACTCTTCATCG GTTGGGGTAGTCAGAGCTCAAAGGTCCACATCCATCACAGCACTTGGCTCCACTTTCCCGGGCATGACCTACGCTGGCTTCTCACCTTCGTGCTTCTCTTCATCCTGGTGTGCGAGATCGCCGAAGGCGTGGTTTCCGACGG GTTCAGCCAATCGCTCCACCTTCACCTGTACATGCCGGCAGGTTTGGCCTTTATGGCTGGCATCACCTCCATCGTCTACTATCATAATATCGAGACCTCCAACTTCCCCAAATTACTATTAG TCCTCCTGATCTACTGGCTTCTGGCCTTCATGATGAAGACCATCAAGTTCGCCAAATACACGCAGCACGGCATCGGAGCCGGCCAGCTGCGCTACTGCATCACGTGCTTGCTGGTGCTGCTCTACGGACTCCTGCTGGCCGTGGAGTTTAACGTCATCCTGGGCAGG CGCTACGTATGTTTCGCCAAGCCCACCGAAGTGAAGCCCCCCGAGGACCTGCAGGACCTGGGCGTGCGTTTCCTGCAACCCTTCGTCAACCTGCTGTCCAAAGCCACCTACTGGTGGATGAACACCTTCATCACCTCGGCTCACCGGCGACCCATCGACCTGAAGGTGATCGGAAAGCTGCCCATCGCCATGAGGGCGCTCACCAACTGCGAGAAGCTGCGGCGAGCCTTCCGACAGCAAAAG caaGCGGAGGGCCCCCCACCGCAAGGCCCCAAGTGGATTTGGCGTGCCTTGAGGAAAGCCTTTGGGCGACCGCTCATCCTCAGCATCACCTTCCGCTTCCTGGCCGACTTGCTGGGCTTCGCCGGTCCGCTCTGCGTCTCGGGCATCGTCCACCATATCAGCAAGGACAACCGCACCAGCCGACAACCG aCGCGCTTGCTGGGCCTCTACTTCTTGTCGTCCAAGGAGTTTCTGGAGAACGCCTACGTGCTGGCCGTCCTGCTCTTCTTCGCGCTCCTCCTGCAAAGAACTTTCCTGCAGGCGTCCTACTACGTGGCCATCCAGACTGGCATCAAGCTCCGAGGCGCCATCCAG ACCAAAATCTACAACAAGATCATGCGCTTGTGCACGTCCAACATGTCCATGGGCGAGCTGACCGCTGCTCAGATTTGCAACCTGGTGGCCATCGATACCAACCAGCTCATGTGGTTTTTCTTCCTCTGCCCCAACTTGTGGGCCATGCCCGTCCAG ATTGTGGTGGGAGTGATGCTGCTGTATTACCTCTTGGGAATCAGTGCCTTGATCGGAGCCACCGTCATCGCCGTGCTGGCTCCCGTTCAGTATTTTGTGGCCACCAAGCTGTCGCAAACCCAGAAGAGCACTTTG GAATATTCCGGCGAGCGCCTGAAAAAGACCAACGAATTGCTGCGAGGCATCAAATTGCTCAAGCTGTACGCCTGGGAGCGCATTTTCTGCGACAGCGTGGAGGAGACGCGGGGCAAGGAGCTCACCAGCCTGCAGGCCTTTGCGCTTTACACTTCCATATCCA TCTTCATGAATGCAGCTATTCCCATTGCGGCTGTCTTAACG ACTTTTGTCGTTCACGTGCACATCTCAGAGGAAGCGGATTTGTCTCCCGCCGTGGCCTTCGCCTCGCTGTCCCTTTTTCACATCCTGGTCACGCCCCTTTTCTTGCTCTCCAGTGTGGTGCGCTCCACCGTCAAAGCCCTCGTCAG CGTTCAAAAGCTGAGCGAGTTTTTCTCCAGCGAAGAAATCGGAGACGAGCCGGAGCCTCGACCCGCCATGACCTCGCCCTCCGGCAACAATAACCAAAATCGCTACCAGGCGGTG CCACTCAAAGTGGTGAACAGGAAGCGTCCCCCGAGAGACGACTGGAATAACTACGGTTTACGGGACGAGCACCAGGCTGAAGCACCCCAGCCGATGGTGGACCAAGACGTTTGTATCAAG ATATGTAGCGGTTACTTCACGTGGACCGATGGACCGCCCACGCTGGCCAACGTGGACATCATGATTCCTTTCG GCAAGCTGACTATGATTGTGGGCCAAGTGGGTTGTGGCAAGTCCTCCTTGTTGCTGGCGGCGCTTGGCGAGATGCAACGCATATCGGGGACCGTCACCTGGAACAG TCTGCCCAGTTTGGAGTCAGAAGGCGATGAAAG TCCCAGTGATCGAGACGCCAGCAGCAACGATGGCGATATCAG GAAGAGATGCGCGGTGGCTTACGCGTCCCAGAAGCCTTGGCTGCTCAACGCTAACGTTGTGGAGAACATCACCTTTGAGATGCCCATGGTTAAAACCAG GTACAAGACCGTCATCGAGGCTTGCTCCCTCCAGCCCGACATCGACATCCTTCCACAGGGGGACCAGACGGAAATTGGGGAGCGG GGCGTCATCCTGTCGGGAGGCCAGAAGCAGAGGATCAGCGTGGCCAGAGCTTTGTATCAGCAGACCAATGTCGTCTTTCTG GACGACCCCTTCTCCGCTTTGGACATCCACCTGAGCGACCATCTGATGCGAGACGGCATCCTGAAAATGCTGAGAGAGGAGAAGAGGACGGTGGTGCTGGTCACGCACAAATTGCAATACCTGCCACATGCCGACTGG ATTATCGCTATGAAGGACGGAAGCATCCAGACCGAAGGGACGTTAAAGGACATTCAGAAATGTCAACCGGAACTCTTTGAGCAATGGAAGACGTTAATGAACCGGCAGGACCAAGAGTTTGAAACG GAGACGGTGGCATCAAGCATGACTGACTTGGAGAGGAAAAATCTGCGCAGGGCAATGTACTCCAGAGAAGCCGCCAAAacggaggaggatgaggatgaggaaggTGGGAG GCCAACAAGCAAAAGAATGGAGGTAAGAGCAAAGGGGGCTTGAAGCGGCGTGCGTCTTTGTGGTCCTCCAGAAGAGCGCTCGGAGAGCGAGGATGAGGACAGCCTGTCGCAGGTAATGCGCCAGCGAGCCACCATCCCCTGGCGCTCCTGCGGCACCTACCTGTCCTCGGCCGGGGTCCTCCTTCTCACCCTGCTCCTCCTGTCGCAGCTCCTAAAGCACACGCTCATGCTGTCCATCGACTACTGGCTGGCGCGCTGGACCTCGCGGGTGGTCGCCGCCAAGTCGGACGCCCGCAATTGCACCCTTGTTCAG GACTGCGGCTTTAGCCACGCGCCCCACGTGTCCGTGTTCAGCGTGTTGTGCTGTCTGGGCATCGTCCTGTGTCTGGCCACCTCGGTGGCGGTGGAGTGGACGGGCCTCAGCGTGGCCAAAGAGCTCCACCACAACCTCCTGCACAAGATCACCATGGCCCCCATGAG ACTATTTGAGACCACGCCACTGGGCAGCATCCTCAACCGCTTCTCCACCGACACCAACACCATCGACCAGCACATCCCGACCACCCTGGAGTGTCTGTCTCGCTCCACCTTGCTGTGCGTGTCGGCCCTGGGGGTGATTTGCTACGTCACCCCCGTCTTCCTGCTGGCGCTCCTGCCGCTGGCCGTCGCCTGTTACTTCATCCAGAAATACTTTCGGGTGGCTTCCAG GGACCTGCAACAACTGGAAGACAGCACGCAACTCCCTCTGCTCTCCCACTTCTCGGAAACGCTAGAGGGTCTCACCACCATCAGGGCCCTCAG GTACGAGCCCCGCTTCCGGCAGAGGTTACTTCAGTTCACGGACGCCAACAACATCGCCTCGCTCTTCCTGACCGCGGCCAATCGCTGGCTGGAGGTCCGCATG gaATATATTGGGACGTGCGTGGTGCTGGTAGCTGCCGTGGCGTCCATCAGCAACTCGCTCTACGATCGACTGTCTCCCGGGTTGGTGGGGCTGGGCCTCACTTACGCGCTCATG GTGTCCAACTACCTGAACTGGATGGTGCGTAACCTGGCAGACATGGAAGTCCAGCTGGCGTCCGTCAAGAGAATCAATGGGCTGCTGAAAACGGAACCTGAGAATTACGAGGGTTTGCTCA GTCCATCTCAGTTGCCAGAGGGCTGGCCCCGACACGGCGAGATTCAGATTCAGAACTTGAGCGTGCGTTATGACGCCGCGCTCAAGCCCGTACTAAAAAACGTCCACGCACACATCAGTCCCGGACAGaag GTGGGGATCTGTGGCCGGACCGGAAGCGGAAAATCCTCCTTCTCCCTGGCCTTCTTTCGCATGGTGGACATGTTTGAAG GACGGATCGTGATCGACGGCATCGATATTGCCAAAGTGCCGGTACAGACCTTGCGCTCGCGTCTCTCCATCATCCTGCAAGACCCCATCCTCTTCAGCGGCACCATCCG CTTTAACCTGGACCCGGAAACCAAGGCAACCGACGAGATGCTGTGGGAAGCATTGGAGATCGCGCAACTCAAGCCCGTGGTCAAGTCGCTTCCGGGTGGACTTG ACGCCATCGTGACAGAGGGAGGGGAAAACTTCAGCCAGGGTCAGCGTCAGCTCTTCTGCTTGGCCCGCGCCTTTGTGAGGAAGAGCGGCATCCTCATCATGGACGAAGCCACGGCGTCCATCGACATGGCCACG GAGAGCATCTTGCAGAAGGTGGTGATGACGGCCTTTGCCGACAGGACGGTGGTCACCATAGCG CACCGCGTGCACACCATCCTCAACGCCGACGTGGTGATCGTGATGAAGCGGGGGCTGATCGTGGAGCACGAGCGGCCGCAGGCGCTCTTGGAGCGAGCCGACAGCGTCTTCGCCTCCTTCGTGCGAGCTGACAAATGA